Proteins from a genomic interval of Croceicoccus naphthovorans:
- a CDS encoding GmrSD restriction endonuclease domain-containing protein: MAIFTTSNVPISSLIEDIDMGKIGLPELQRPFVWPNVNVRDLFDSLYRGYPAGFLLFWKTGAEGGLKSIGTGPKQSVPELAIVDGQQRLTSLYAVVKGMEVLRSNFKKERIQIAFNPLSGRFDVADAAIKKDRAFIPDISVLWTPDFKAGAFRKAFLSQLKEIREISDDEEAAIEDAIDHLRNLPNYNFVALTLASSVDEETIAEVFVRINGKGKALNQADFIMTLMSVFWEEGRVELENFSLQATVPSEGQASPFNHFIKPSPDQMLRATVGLALKRARLANVYGALRGKDAATGVDNPDKREGQFALMREAQSAVLNLANWHHFLDALKLAGYRGQKMVSSEAAIIFSYVLYLIGIRDYGIDRTRMRQAIAEFYFMSAMTGRYTSSPETRFEADLAQVRDLGSGEAFIAKLREMCDTTLTNDYWEITLPSQLATSASRSPTLFAYQASLIMLDAPALFSPLKLAAMIDPAIKGSKASLEQHHLFPRAYLEGQGVTDLKQINQIANFAPVEWPENIKIGKQPPAEYVPALDAQMTAPERERVYGLHALPHLWWELPYDQFLVERRLRMAQVVRRAWEQLRGDAAIEAVAPPSVAELIAGGETGAVEFKSTLRINLHTGQPDEKMHLSALKTIAGFLNAKGGTLLIGVADDGEVLGIGADGFPNEDKMGLHLVNLIKDRIGEVFLPYVHPHFEDQDDERVLMVRCEPGPKAAFLKDGKEQRFFVRGGNATTELSGAGTTDYINHRFKV, encoded by the coding sequence ATGGCGATATTCACTACCAGCAATGTTCCGATCTCGTCCCTGATCGAAGACATCGATATGGGCAAGATCGGCCTGCCGGAATTGCAGCGACCGTTCGTTTGGCCGAACGTCAACGTCCGCGATCTCTTCGACTCCCTCTATCGAGGCTACCCCGCCGGGTTCCTGCTGTTCTGGAAAACCGGTGCTGAAGGCGGCCTGAAGAGCATCGGCACTGGTCCCAAGCAGTCCGTCCCTGAACTCGCAATCGTCGATGGGCAGCAGCGCCTCACCTCGCTTTATGCTGTCGTAAAGGGAATGGAAGTCCTCCGCTCCAACTTCAAAAAAGAGCGCATCCAGATTGCCTTCAACCCGCTGTCTGGCCGGTTCGATGTCGCCGATGCTGCGATCAAGAAGGACCGTGCCTTCATTCCGGACATATCGGTGCTTTGGACGCCGGACTTCAAGGCCGGTGCTTTCCGCAAGGCCTTTCTCTCGCAGCTCAAGGAAATTCGGGAAATCTCGGACGACGAAGAGGCGGCTATCGAGGATGCCATCGATCACCTTCGCAATCTGCCCAACTACAACTTCGTCGCCCTGACCCTCGCATCATCGGTCGATGAAGAAACCATCGCCGAAGTCTTCGTGCGCATCAACGGCAAGGGCAAGGCGCTCAACCAGGCAGACTTCATCATGACGTTGATGTCGGTCTTCTGGGAGGAAGGCAGGGTCGAGCTGGAGAATTTCTCGCTCCAGGCCACAGTGCCCAGCGAAGGACAGGCATCGCCGTTCAACCACTTCATCAAGCCGTCGCCAGACCAGATGCTGCGCGCGACTGTGGGTTTGGCGCTCAAGCGGGCGCGGTTGGCTAATGTCTATGGCGCGCTGCGTGGGAAGGATGCCGCGACCGGCGTGGACAACCCCGACAAGCGCGAGGGTCAGTTTGCTCTGATGCGCGAAGCCCAGTCCGCGGTTCTCAACCTGGCCAACTGGCATCACTTCCTCGATGCCCTGAAACTGGCGGGCTACCGTGGGCAGAAAATGGTCAGCTCGGAAGCAGCGATCATTTTCAGCTACGTCCTCTACCTGATCGGCATTCGTGACTACGGCATTGATCGCACTCGGATGCGACAGGCGATTGCCGAGTTTTATTTCATGTCGGCAATGACGGGGCGTTACACAAGTTCGCCAGAAACGCGCTTCGAAGCCGATCTTGCTCAGGTCCGTGATCTCGGTAGCGGCGAGGCATTCATCGCCAAGCTTCGCGAGATGTGCGACACCACGCTGACGAACGACTACTGGGAAATCACACTGCCCAGTCAGCTCGCAACCTCGGCCTCGCGCAGCCCGACGCTCTTCGCCTATCAGGCCTCGCTCATCATGCTGGACGCGCCCGCGCTTTTCAGCCCCCTGAAACTGGCCGCAATGATTGACCCCGCGATCAAGGGATCGAAGGCGTCGCTGGAACAACACCATCTGTTCCCCCGCGCCTATCTCGAAGGGCAGGGGGTTACCGATCTCAAGCAAATCAACCAGATTGCCAACTTTGCTCCGGTCGAATGGCCGGAGAATATCAAGATCGGGAAACAGCCCCCGGCAGAATATGTCCCTGCGCTCGACGCGCAGATGACCGCGCCGGAGCGGGAACGGGTTTATGGCCTTCACGCTCTTCCGCACCTCTGGTGGGAATTGCCCTACGATCAGTTCCTGGTCGAGCGGCGGCTCCGCATGGCACAGGTCGTTAGGCGGGCATGGGAGCAATTGCGCGGTGATGCTGCCATTGAAGCAGTCGCGCCGCCTTCGGTGGCTGAATTGATCGCTGGCGGCGAAACCGGCGCGGTAGAGTTCAAGTCAACGCTTCGCATCAACCTCCACACCGGCCAGCCGGATGAGAAGATGCATCTGTCCGCGCTCAAGACGATTGCCGGATTCCTCAATGCCAAGGGCGGTACACTGCTTATTGGCGTGGCCGATGATGGCGAAGTCTTGGGCATCGGTGCCGATGGCTTCCCCAACGAAGACAAGATGGGGCTGCATCTTGTCAACCTCATCAAAGACAGGATCGGCGAGGTTTTCTTGCCTTACGTCCATCCGCATTTCGAAGATCAGGATGATGAGCGGGTTCTTATGGTCCGTTGCGAGCCGGGGCCAAAGGCTGCATTTCTGAAGGATGGGAAGGAACAGCGATTTTTCGTTCGTGGCGGCAACGCGACGACAGAGCTGAGCGGTGCGGGCACAACCGACTACATCAATCACCGGTTCAAGGTTTGA
- a CDS encoding Eco57I restriction-modification methylase domain-containing protein, which produces MQLFAGSFLTTDYLEEAIRQSTEYRAVDVAALRASLTAIADRFPRESSPNESQTEDDFIWPILSELGWSESLRQQNLSAGGRLDVPDGLLFIDSDAKDRANAQPEEWRRYEHGAAVVESKRWARPLDRAVGREDAVAPSTQMLRYLRRIGDNSEHGLRWGILSNGSRWRLYWAGARSVSEEFLEVDLAGALALDAQGELGVDDDARDHALRVFAAIFSRAAFARTGADGRSFHERARAEAAFYEERVAKSLSKLVFEDIFPALTAAVAGASPETPLEEVRDASLVLLYRLLFLLYAEDRDLLPVNSEGYDDYALRPKRLEVGDRMGRGDAFSTSASQIWNRIADLSRIVDRGDASIGIPPYNGGLFAPANTPLLDQIRLPDSVLAPVIDKLSFEREGSDRRYINYRDLTVQQLGSIYERLLEHEVVREDGAIAVRPNAFARKNSGSYYTPDELVTLILEKTLEPLFVDANVGFAAAIGRIKKGDAEDYIRAELGDADPAQAILRLRVCDPAMGSGHFLVSLVDLMADKVLEAMAEATAGAEQAGHDYASPLADRIGEIRRTILKNAREEGWTIDEAQLDDRHIVRRMVLKRCVYGVDKNPMAVELAKVALWLHTFTVGAPLSFIDHHLRCGDSLFGLWVRDAIDKAEALGGGLLWNDALRNAQRSAEAMKTIEALTDAEIAEAHRSAAMWEDVELMTGELDGFVSFMHALDWLNLDKDGKGLVRLWLDGRFGDAIPIARGRKEPEGGKAKAEEVEAFTEIWRNARQLIEEERFLNWQIAFPGVWQDWASAERKGGFDAIVGNPPWDRIKLQQVEWFAARKPEIAMAERASDRKKMIAALEAANDPLWKDFRHAEQRAIDTSRMARKSGSYPLLSGGDTNLNSLFVERGHHLIKQRGVVGVLVPSGLISDKSSAGFFKEVSQAKQVRYVIDFFNKRYDGTLFFPDVYYRFKFCGYIATGTGRSAEEALYGFFIRDVAEVDNPDRVFAMSPDEIELINPNSGTAPIFRSRRDKDITSRIYDGSPVLVDYRSGEPVAVWPVRYVRMLDMANDSDKFRTVAELTGDEAAWPIGDNQYQSGSGVWGPLYEGKMVQAYDHRAADIVLAEANVFRPGQGSDLDDEDHADPSRQPTPRYWVPASQAGWDAPSDWCLAIKDVTSVTNMRTTIGAMIPKVGAGHTLPVLFPKKDVDATAHASFAPLLLANMNTIAYDYLARQKVHGNHLAWYLLEQLPVIPSDDYSRRFGDKPAAEIVRETVLELTYTAHDMAPFARDLGHVDADGEVLPPFKWDEERRFTLRAKLDALYFILYGVWDAANPAKSREDVHYIYSTFPIVERDERARYDQRYRSPELALLWINALMAGQPDADIRD; this is translated from the coding sequence ATGCAATTGTTCGCCGGATCGTTTCTAACGACTGATTATCTTGAAGAAGCCATCCGGCAATCGACCGAATATCGGGCGGTTGATGTCGCTGCGTTGCGCGCATCGTTGACCGCAATCGCTGATCGCTTCCCCCGCGAATCGTCGCCAAATGAAAGCCAGACCGAAGACGATTTCATCTGGCCGATCCTTTCGGAATTGGGCTGGTCCGAAAGCCTGAGGCAGCAGAACTTGTCTGCCGGAGGCAGGCTGGACGTTCCCGACGGCCTGCTGTTCATCGATAGCGATGCGAAGGATCGGGCCAACGCCCAGCCAGAGGAATGGCGGCGATACGAGCACGGCGCGGCTGTGGTCGAAAGTAAGCGCTGGGCGAGGCCGCTCGACCGCGCGGTGGGGCGCGAAGATGCCGTCGCGCCATCGACGCAGATGCTGCGCTACCTCCGCCGGATCGGGGACAATAGCGAGCATGGCTTGCGCTGGGGCATTCTCAGCAACGGCTCGCGCTGGCGGCTCTATTGGGCTGGTGCGCGGTCGGTCAGCGAGGAATTCCTCGAAGTCGATCTTGCAGGTGCGCTGGCTCTGGACGCCCAGGGTGAACTCGGCGTCGATGATGATGCCCGCGATCATGCTCTACGGGTTTTCGCCGCAATCTTCTCGCGCGCGGCCTTTGCCAGGACCGGAGCCGATGGCCGGTCATTCCACGAACGGGCGCGGGCTGAAGCTGCGTTCTACGAAGAGCGGGTTGCCAAGTCGCTCTCGAAGCTCGTCTTCGAAGACATCTTCCCTGCACTGACCGCTGCCGTTGCGGGTGCTTCACCGGAGACACCGCTGGAGGAAGTTCGGGACGCTTCGCTTGTCCTGCTCTATCGTCTGTTGTTCCTGCTATACGCCGAAGACCGCGATCTGCTGCCGGTCAATTCGGAAGGCTATGACGACTACGCGCTGCGCCCCAAACGCCTTGAAGTGGGTGACCGCATGGGGCGCGGCGATGCCTTTTCGACCAGCGCATCGCAAATCTGGAATCGCATTGCTGATCTGTCGCGCATCGTTGATCGCGGCGATGCCTCCATCGGTATTCCGCCCTACAATGGCGGTTTGTTCGCCCCTGCGAATACGCCGCTGCTCGACCAGATTCGCTTGCCTGACAGCGTGCTCGCACCCGTCATCGACAAGCTGTCGTTCGAGCGCGAGGGTAGCGACCGGCGCTACATCAATTATCGCGACCTCACCGTGCAGCAGCTCGGCTCCATTTACGAGCGCCTGCTGGAACATGAAGTGGTCCGCGAAGATGGCGCTATCGCCGTCCGCCCGAATGCCTTCGCGCGGAAGAACAGCGGCAGCTATTACACGCCGGACGAGCTGGTCACACTGATCCTTGAAAAGACGTTGGAACCTTTGTTCGTGGATGCCAATGTGGGCTTCGCGGCGGCGATAGGCCGAATCAAAAAGGGCGATGCGGAAGATTACATTCGCGCAGAACTTGGCGATGCCGATCCCGCGCAAGCCATCCTCCGTTTGCGCGTTTGCGACCCGGCAATGGGGTCCGGTCACTTCCTTGTCAGCCTGGTCGATCTCATGGCCGACAAGGTGCTTGAAGCAATGGCGGAAGCCACCGCCGGGGCGGAGCAAGCTGGCCATGACTATGCCAGTCCACTGGCCGACCGGATCGGCGAAATCCGCCGCACCATCCTAAAGAATGCACGGGAGGAAGGCTGGACCATCGACGAGGCCCAGCTTGATGATCGGCACATTGTTCGCCGCATGGTCTTGAAGCGTTGCGTCTATGGCGTGGACAAGAACCCGATGGCGGTGGAACTCGCCAAGGTGGCACTGTGGCTGCACACCTTTACGGTCGGCGCGCCGCTTTCCTTCATCGACCACCACCTGCGTTGCGGTGACAGCTTGTTCGGCCTGTGGGTGCGCGATGCCATCGACAAGGCCGAGGCATTGGGCGGCGGGCTCCTTTGGAACGATGCACTACGCAATGCCCAGCGCAGTGCCGAGGCGATGAAGACTATCGAAGCGCTTACCGACGCCGAGATAGCCGAAGCCCATCGCTCCGCCGCGATGTGGGAAGATGTCGAACTGATGACGGGCGAACTGGATGGCTTCGTCAGTTTCATGCACGCACTCGACTGGCTCAATCTCGACAAGGACGGCAAAGGTCTGGTGCGCCTGTGGCTCGACGGACGGTTCGGTGATGCCATCCCCATCGCGCGCGGTCGCAAGGAGCCGGAAGGCGGCAAGGCCAAAGCCGAAGAGGTCGAGGCCTTTACCGAAATCTGGCGCAATGCCCGGCAATTGATCGAGGAAGAACGGTTCCTCAATTGGCAGATCGCCTTCCCCGGCGTCTGGCAGGATTGGGCGAGCGCAGAGCGCAAGGGCGGCTTCGATGCAATTGTCGGCAATCCGCCCTGGGACCGCATCAAGCTGCAACAGGTCGAGTGGTTTGCCGCGCGCAAACCGGAGATCGCGATGGCAGAGCGCGCCTCTGACCGGAAGAAGATGATCGCAGCCCTGGAAGCTGCGAACGATCCGCTTTGGAAGGATTTTCGGCACGCAGAACAAAGGGCCATCGACACCTCTCGCATGGCACGAAAATCGGGCAGCTATCCGCTGCTTTCGGGCGGCGACACCAACCTCAATTCGCTGTTCGTGGAGCGCGGGCATCACCTTATCAAGCAACGCGGCGTAGTCGGCGTTCTAGTGCCGTCTGGCCTGATTTCGGATAAAAGTTCGGCGGGCTTCTTCAAGGAAGTCTCGCAAGCGAAACAGGTCCGCTATGTCATCGACTTCTTCAACAAGCGGTATGACGGCACGTTGTTCTTCCCCGATGTGTATTACCGGTTCAAGTTCTGCGGATACATCGCAACCGGAACCGGGCGCAGCGCTGAGGAGGCGCTGTATGGATTCTTCATTCGCGATGTTGCGGAGGTGGATAATCCCGACCGCGTGTTCGCCATGTCGCCGGATGAGATCGAACTCATCAACCCGAATAGCGGCACTGCACCGATCTTCCGGTCACGGCGCGACAAGGACATCACCTCACGCATCTATGACGGTTCGCCTGTGCTGGTCGATTACCGGTCAGGCGAGCCGGTCGCGGTCTGGCCGGTTCGCTACGTCCGTATGTTGGACATGGCGAACGATAGCGACAAGTTCCGCACCGTTGCCGAATTGACGGGCGATGAGGCCGCTTGGCCAATCGGCGACAACCAATACCAATCGGGCAGCGGCGTTTGGGGGCCGCTGTACGAAGGCAAGATGGTCCAGGCCTACGATCACCGGGCGGCGGACATCGTTCTGGCGGAGGCGAATGTTTTCCGACCGGGCCAGGGTTCCGATCTGGACGACGAAGATCATGCTGATCCTTCGCGCCAGCCGACGCCGCGATACTGGGTGCCAGCCAGCCAGGCTGGCTGGGATGCGCCATCTGACTGGTGCCTCGCCATCAAGGATGTGACCTCGGTCACGAACATGCGAACCACGATTGGCGCGATGATCCCCAAGGTTGGCGCGGGCCACACCTTGCCAGTTCTGTTCCCCAAGAAGGATGTCGATGCGACAGCTCATGCCAGCTTCGCGCCTCTCCTGCTGGCGAACATGAACACCATCGCCTACGATTACCTCGCGCGGCAGAAGGTCCACGGCAATCATCTCGCCTGGTATCTCCTGGAACAGCTACCTGTCATTCCGTCAGACGATTACTCGCGCCGCTTTGGCGACAAGCCCGCTGCCGAGATTGTGCGAGAGACGGTGCTGGAACTGACCTACACCGCGCACGACATGGCCCCATTCGCGCGCGATCTGGGGCATGTCGATGCAGACGGAGAAGTCCTACCACCGTTCAAATGGGACGAGGAGCGCCGCTTCACCCTTCGGGCAAAGCTCGATGCGCTCTATTTCATTCTCTACGGTGTGTGGGACGCGGCAAACCCGGCGAAGTCGCGCGAAGACGTTCACTACATCTATTCCACCTTCCCGATAGTCGAACGCGACGAACGCGCCCGCTATGACCAGCGCTACCGCAGCCCGGAATTGGCGCTGCTGTGGATAAATGCGCTAATGGCGGGGCAGCCGGACGCGGATATTCGGGATTGA
- a CDS encoding conjugal transfer protein TraD has translation MREWQVKRRERTRQLIELGGLVAKAGLVELTEDDRAALYGAFLTVAAKLRGPDGAQALVLFRRKGRRAFEAEQAEDKPSLG, from the coding sequence ATGCGCGAATGGCAAGTGAAACGTCGCGAGCGGACGCGGCAACTGATCGAGCTTGGCGGCCTGGTCGCCAAGGCCGGTCTGGTCGAACTGACCGAAGATGATCGCGCCGCGCTCTACGGCGCATTCCTCACCGTCGCTGCCAAGCTGCGTGGGCCTGATGGCGCGCAGGCACTGGTGCTGTTCCGGCGCAAGGGCAGGCGGGCATTTGAGGCGGAGCAGGCAGAAGACAAACCATCCTTGGGATAG
- a CDS encoding conjugal transfer protein TraD, producing MRKPRDFDSELKALADKAKQLKERRVRELGALVTATGAETLDADVLAGALLDAVANTDKATGEGWRKRGAAFFRGETRDTASGPGKQPEGTLPTGGGAASA from the coding sequence ATGCGCAAACCTCGCGATTTTGATTCGGAACTGAAGGCCCTCGCCGACAAGGCAAAGCAATTGAAGGAACGCCGCGTGCGCGAGCTTGGTGCGCTGGTCACGGCAACCGGAGCCGAAACTCTTGATGCTGATGTCCTGGCGGGCGCGCTGCTCGATGCTGTCGCCAACACCGATAAGGCCACGGGGGAGGGCTGGCGCAAGCGCGGCGCGGCCTTCTTTCGAGGAGAAACACGCGACACTGCGAGCGGACCTGGCAAACAGCCAGAAGGCACTCTTCCGACAGGTGGCGGCGCGGCATCGGCTTGA